The following are encoded together in the Glycine max cultivar Williams 82 chromosome 8, Glycine_max_v4.0, whole genome shotgun sequence genome:
- the LOC100811549 gene encoding uncharacterized protein, which translates to MWNFASSLIAGSVGLKNDSAKPTHPASECSDDETSMVTREERLECPICWESFNIVENVPYVLWCGHTLCKNCILGLQWAVVKFPTLPIQLPLFISCPWCNLLSLRLVYRGNLKFPRKNYFLLWMVESMNGDRVKSHSTVCGDHQPVWPIIKDSLTNGSQEGHGIPWRGQVCHTESSSSNQYHGNTSNYLSIETLHTSLRKSLVLFVHLIAKFPLIIIFLLIVLYAIPASAAILALYILVTILFALPSFLILYFAYPSLDWLVREIIT; encoded by the coding sequence ATGTGGAACTTTGCATCTAGTTTAATTGCTGGAAGTGTGGGTCTGAAAAATGATTCTGCAAAACCAACTCACCCTGCTTCAGAATGTTCTGATGATGAGACTTCTATGGTAACCAGAGAGGAAAGGCTGGAATGCCCAATATGCTGGGAATCCTTTAACATTGTTGAAAATGTGCCTTATGTCTTATGGTGTGGCCACACCCTTTGTAAAAATTGCATCCTTGGATTACAATGGGCTGTGGTGAAATTTCCAACGCTGCCAATTCAGCTTCCGCTTTTTATCTCCTGCCCATGGTGCAACCTTTTGTCTCTCCGTTTAGTTTACCGGGGAAATCTGAAATTCCCTCGCAAGAACTACTTTCTTCTTTGGATGGTTGAGAGCATGAACGGTGATAGAGTGAAGTCGCATTCTACTGTTTGTGGGGATCATCAACCAGTCTGGCCAATAATTAAAGACAGTTTAACCAATGGAAGCCAAGAAGGCCATGGCATCCCTTGGAGAGGGCAAGTTTGCCATACAGAGTCTTCAAGTTCCAATCAATATCATGGCAATACCAGTAATTACCTAAGTATAGAAACACTGCATACATCACTGCGGAAGTCGTTGGTtttatttgttcatttgatAGCAAAGTTCCCATTGATcattatatttcttttgattGTCTTATATGCCATACCAGCCAGTGCAGCCATTTTGGCTCTGTATATACTTGTTACCATTCTGTTTGCTCTCCCATCATTTCTCATCTTGTACTTTGCATATCCTAGTTTGGATTGGCTTGTCAGGGAAATTATCACTTGA